One segment of Methanolinea mesophila DNA contains the following:
- a CDS encoding mRNA surveillance protein pelota, whose protein sequence is MKAERGELQRSCGEIRIFPESIDDLWHLEHLVGPGDLVFATTLRTVEGETDKLRPEKLEKKPVRLGIRIERVEFHKYALRLRLTGIIEHGIETGSYHTLNIEPGYELSVIKCWRPVDLERIERAIRASVQEVPHILTIEEGEAELFRIRQFGPEGVVTITSGSGKEDDSGGRTDFFSRVADHLKDVRGPLIIAGPGFVKEDLMKYLRGSHPDLAARVMIIDTRRIGRGAVQEAIGQGVLERVYQDLQLGREVRCMDDLLKRIACGEPAAYGKAEVSRAVEYGAVEELFVADSLLRDPETQHLIERAELLGSGIVVFSTEFEPGAQLESLGGVAALLRYRIE, encoded by the coding sequence GATCTTTGGCATCTGGAGCACCTGGTCGGCCCGGGCGACCTTGTCTTTGCCACCACCCTTCGCACCGTCGAGGGGGAGACCGACAAGCTCCGTCCTGAAAAGCTCGAAAAGAAGCCGGTCAGGCTCGGGATCAGGATAGAGCGGGTAGAGTTCCACAAGTACGCCCTCCGCCTCCGGCTCACCGGGATAATCGAACACGGGATCGAAACCGGCTCCTACCATACCCTGAACATCGAGCCCGGTTACGAGCTCTCGGTGATAAAGTGCTGGCGACCGGTCGACCTGGAACGGATAGAGCGGGCGATACGGGCCTCGGTCCAGGAAGTGCCCCATATCCTCACCATCGAGGAGGGGGAAGCAGAGCTCTTTCGCATCCGCCAGTTCGGGCCCGAAGGGGTGGTCACCATCACCTCGGGGAGCGGGAAAGAGGACGATTCGGGCGGGAGAACGGATTTCTTCTCCCGGGTGGCTGATCACCTGAAGGACGTCAGGGGGCCCCTGATCATCGCAGGTCCGGGATTTGTCAAGGAAGACCTGATGAAATACCTCCGCGGATCTCATCCGGACCTTGCCGCGAGGGTGATGATCATCGATACGCGGAGGATCGGACGGGGTGCAGTACAGGAGGCGATCGGGCAGGGGGTTCTTGAACGGGTGTACCAGGATCTCCAGCTCGGGAGGGAGGTCCGGTGCATGGATGACCTCCTTAAAAGGATCGCCTGCGGCGAGCCCGCGGCTTATGGAAAGGCCGAGGTATCGAGGGCAGTGGAATACGGGGCCGTGGAGGAGCTGTTCGTTGCCGACTCCCTCCTCCGCGATCCCGAGACGCAGCACCTTATCGAGCGTGCAGAACTCCTCGGATCCGGCATCGTGGTCTTTTCCACCGAGTTCGAACCCGGCGCTCAGCTCGAGTCCCTCGGGGGCGTGGCTGCGCTCCTGCGATACAGAATAGAATAA
- a CDS encoding DNA helicase PriA codes for MLRHECGYEQDIICRRCGNSMIYNKRLGLYCPKCGHETTLLCPGCGKKW; via the coding sequence ATGCTTCGGCACGAGTGCGGATACGAGCAGGATATCATCTGCCGGCGGTGCGGCAACTCCATGATCTACAATAAAAGACTGGGCCTCTACTGCCCGAAGTGCGGGCATGAAACGACCCTTCTCTGTCCGGGCTGCGGCAAGAAGTGGTAA
- a CDS encoding DUF1922 domain-containing protein: MYLVIRCGGCRTFTYVDRFQQWKLCANCGETIDVRRATVYLEVEDYRVAESVVAQLEEHLHRTKKKDLTREELDSLRKQYAQWLRSGA, translated from the coding sequence ATGTACCTGGTTATCCGCTGCGGAGGGTGCAGGACATTCACGTATGTGGACCGTTTCCAGCAGTGGAAGCTCTGCGCGAACTGCGGGGAGACCATCGATGTCCGCAGGGCCACGGTATATCTCGAGGTGGAGGACTATCGCGTCGCCGAGAGCGTGGTGGCGCAGCTCGAGGAACACCTCCACCGCACGAAAAAGAAGGACCTGACCAGGGAAGAGCTCGATTCCCTGCGAAAACAGTACGCGCAGTGGCTGCGAAGCGGCGCATAG